A window of Eubacteriaceae bacterium ES3 contains these coding sequences:
- a CDS encoding diguanylate cyclase, which translates to MDFLNVLLKFCVFMLPTIAIIYVVTGIKLYKEHPEERYRYFSGLMFSAACYAMGYFFALNANDENWFLAFRSLAYLGAIFVPAYGILFVSAFTELKKSKGMDFICPGVSLIVWLIYLTNPYHHFVYKRLEMVAIDGFSIASTQKYIGFYLIFLYFLVFIIFSIVVLFKKLRSAKSIREAKNYRFLFWVIQLSWVGVFIILMGLDTYFDPAAVIIIIISGLIGLNEVRNDLLDLSVSRWKKTVASIEEMALLIEDGSEIVAHNQRAEVLMKKYPNQEKLIRMLQSSQGNLDLIIGREKRHLSIRRSAFSDKREFAYFILEDHTKQLQAEMALKESEEMHRLLVTQMTQGLLVMETRPFKTALGYDLICLDINPRFELVTGYQKKELVGRSILKNIEMDYPSLREIIYNVALLGEQVKAEYYSEKLQKYFDLFFYSPRKNECAVVATDISERKSDEQAIRYISYHDYLTGLYNRHYFEEEIKRLDIPESLPISLIMADVNGLKLINDSLGHRMGDRLLEMAAEILNTVCSEEGFIARLGGDEFMLVLPHTDVFEAEEIIEELRTLSSSKNVENCQVSISFGSGTKNSADEEILSVYRLAENDMYQQKLYESSSVKNKTIHLVMNMLFEKSNREMRHSERVSELSILIGIAMGLNQDRVSQLGVAGLMHDIGKMGIEEWILNKKGSLNNLEYDAIKKHPEIGCRILSSTEEFERIANFVLEHHEKWDGSGYPRGIKGSEISLEARIIGVADAYDAMTCDRSYRTGLSRAEAVLEIENGSGSQFDPGVAEIFISKVLPEIND; encoded by the coding sequence ATGGATTTTTTAAATGTACTGCTTAAATTTTGTGTTTTTATGCTCCCGACAATTGCAATTATCTATGTAGTGACTGGGATCAAACTTTATAAAGAACATCCTGAAGAACGGTATCGTTATTTTTCCGGTTTGATGTTTTCAGCGGCCTGCTATGCAATGGGGTATTTTTTTGCTTTAAATGCCAATGATGAAAACTGGTTTTTGGCTTTTCGAAGTTTGGCCTATCTGGGTGCGATTTTTGTTCCAGCTTACGGTATTCTATTTGTATCTGCTTTTACCGAGTTGAAAAAATCTAAAGGCATGGATTTTATTTGTCCAGGGGTGTCGCTAATCGTTTGGCTTATCTATCTGACAAATCCCTACCATCATTTTGTCTATAAACGCCTTGAGATGGTGGCGATTGATGGTTTTTCCATTGCTTCAACACAGAAGTATATTGGTTTCTATCTGATTTTTTTATATTTCCTGGTCTTTATTATTTTTTCGATAGTTGTACTATTTAAGAAGTTGCGCTCAGCCAAATCGATCAGAGAAGCTAAAAACTATCGTTTTCTCTTTTGGGTGATACAATTGAGTTGGGTGGGCGTATTTATCATTCTAATGGGTCTTGACACCTATTTTGATCCTGCGGCAGTGATTATTATAATCATTTCTGGATTGATAGGGCTTAATGAGGTAAGAAATGATCTGTTAGACCTTTCGGTGAGCCGTTGGAAAAAAACAGTTGCAAGTATTGAAGAAATGGCATTATTGATCGAAGACGGTTCAGAAATTGTAGCTCATAATCAGCGCGCCGAAGTGCTGATGAAAAAATATCCTAATCAGGAAAAGTTGATTAGGATGCTGCAAAGCAGCCAAGGAAATCTAGATCTGATTATCGGCCGTGAAAAGCGTCATCTGTCAATCAGACGTTCTGCTTTTAGTGATAAGAGAGAATTTGCTTATTTTATTTTGGAAGATCATACAAAGCAGTTACAAGCAGAAATGGCGCTCAAAGAAAGTGAAGAAATGCATCGATTGCTGGTTACCCAAATGACTCAGGGATTATTAGTGATGGAAACCAGGCCGTTTAAAACTGCTCTGGGTTATGATTTGATCTGCCTTGATATTAATCCCCGTTTTGAACTGGTGACTGGATACCAGAAAAAGGAACTGGTTGGCCGATCAATTCTTAAAAATATTGAGATGGATTATCCATCACTTCGAGAAATCATATATAATGTTGCATTATTGGGCGAGCAGGTAAAAGCAGAATACTACTCGGAAAAACTCCAAAAATATTTTGATTTGTTCTTTTACTCACCGCGAAAAAATGAATGTGCAGTGGTGGCGACAGATATCAGTGAGCGAAAGAGCGATGAACAGGCAATACGTTATATTTCATATCACGATTATTTAACAGGGCTATATAATCGGCATTACTTTGAAGAGGAAATAAAGCGTCTGGATATCCCGGAATCACTTCCTATTTCGCTCATTATGGCTGATGTTAATGGGCTGAAGCTGATTAATGATTCGCTTGGTCATCGGATGGGTGATAGGTTGCTTGAAATGGCGGCAGAAATTCTTAATACTGTATGTTCCGAAGAAGGTTTTATTGCCCGGCTTGGTGGGGATGAATTTATGCTGGTACTGCCACATACCGATGTTTTTGAAGCAGAAGAAATCATTGAAGAGTTAAGAACCTTGAGCAGTTCAAAAAATGTTGAAAATTGCCAGGTATCCATTTCTTTTGGCAGCGGAACAAAGAATTCAGCTGATGAAGAAATTCTATCGGTTTACAGACTGGCTGAAAATGATATGTATCAGCAAAAACTTTATGAAAGTAGCAGTGTAAAGAATAAAACAATTCATCTGGTGATGAACATGCTGTTTGAAAAAAGCAATCGAGAGATGCGCCATTCTGAGCGGGTCAGTGAACTGTCTATCCTAATTGGAATTGCCATGGGTTTGAATCAGGATCGGGTTTCACAGCTTGGTGTTGCGGGCCTGATGCATGATATCGGTAAAATGGGGATCGAGGAATGGATTCTCAATAAAAAGGGAAGCCTTAATAATTTGGAATATGATGCGATTAAAAAGCATCCGGAGATTGGTTGTCGAATTCTGAGTTCGACAGAAGAATTTGAAAGAATAGCCAATTTTGTTCTGGAACACCACGAAAAATGGGATGGCAGTGGTTATCCTCGCGGAATAAAGGGTAGTGAGATTTCACTGGAGGCCAGAATTATCGGGGTAGCCGATGCTTATGATGCCATGACGTGTGATCGATCCTACCGGACTGGCTTATCGCGGGCAGAAGCGGTTCTGGAAATTGAAAATGGCTCAGGAAGCCAGTTTGATCCAGGCGTTGCGGAAATATTTATCAGTAAAGTTTTGCCCGAAATCAATGATTAA
- a CDS encoding corrinoid protein: protein MSTIAEVKTLVETGKSKKVGAAVQAALDAGVAAQEILDGMIESMGVVGEKFSAGEIFVPEMLIAAKAMSKGVDILKPVMAGENSTSLGTCIMGTVAGDLHDIGKNLVVMMLESSGFDMVDLGVDVPAEKFVEAVKENDNVVLVACSGLLTTTMPALKEAVQTVKAAYPDMKVIVGGAPVTPEYAAEIGADGYAPDAGSSAAKAKELIGA from the coding sequence ATGTCAACAATTGCAGAAGTAAAAACACTGGTAGAAACTGGAAAATCTAAAAAAGTAGGAGCTGCTGTACAGGCTGCTTTGGACGCAGGCGTAGCTGCCCAGGAAATCCTGGATGGCATGATTGAATCCATGGGCGTTGTCGGAGAAAAATTCTCAGCTGGTGAAATTTTCGTTCCAGAAATGCTGATTGCTGCTAAAGCAATGTCAAAAGGCGTAGATATTTTAAAACCGGTTATGGCTGGTGAAAATTCTACTTCTTTAGGAACCTGTATTATGGGAACAGTTGCCGGAGACCTGCATGATATCGGTAAAAACCTGGTTGTTATGATGCTTGAAAGCTCAGGATTTGATATGGTAGATTTGGGTGTTGATGTTCCAGCTGAAAAATTCGTTGAAGCGGTTAAAGAAAACGATAATGTAGTTTTAGTTGCCTGCTCAGGTCTGTTGACTACTACAATGCCAGCTTTAAAAGAAGCAGTTCAGACTGTAAAAGCTGCTTATCCTGATATGAAAGTAATCGTTGGTGGCGCTCCTGTAACACCAGAATATGCTGCAGAAATTGGCGCAGATGGATACGCTCCAGATGCTGGTAGCTCTGCTGCTAAAGCTAAAGAACTGATTGGTGCATAA
- a CDS encoding AAA family ATPase, with product MKNNQSQLSLEVEQFNTTTNLAKEQLLQARKQNEENMAAIKEAQQEVRENTAHNIGNLWNSDSYEALIELSQTINPINQKLADFEAGEKNIKRLEKIIQNPYFARIDFRFSDQDTANSFYIGQSSLKDEDTYKMYIFDWRSPIASVFYRFSTGPAHYEAPIGTIEGVLSLKRQYEIKDGEFEYYFDSDVQVLDEFLRNLLAQNTAAKMKTIIRSIQKEQDVAIRDLNSQVLIIQGVAGSGKTSIALHRAAYLMYQGLTHKLHARNILIISPNKVFEHYISSVIPDLDEENVVTSVFDEILSLILDEKTIEPKFAYLENLLADHQHRDLMRTSLSFKSSHIFMEILDRLILQIPEKWMKIREIRFKKDCIVSKQEVQRRLFENTDTPLKTRLKYLEEFIDESIFDRRNFHPNEQLMKTLMSFAEFNILSIYQNLFKDKKNFYALSEGLNLPENINAIIARTRDHFYDRVITYDDAAPLAYLYLKINGSNDYQAIRQVIIDEAQDYYPLHFEIMNLLFKKSKLTILGDISQTIEKDEGLDFYHQIEKIFNRNNTTLATMNKSYRCTTEILNFSSKFLNQQIQIESFNRSGDQPQVTLAPNRETLEKLLLAEIKRCLEKDYHSIGLICKTQKNALTLYEILNRDLDLQLIRDEIETELKGIFIMPIYLSKGLEFDAVILCDASVQNYNDPEDKSLLYIACTRALHQLHIFSEGSLSNYFEN from the coding sequence ATGAAAAACAATCAAAGTCAATTAAGCTTAGAAGTCGAACAATTTAATACAACTACAAACCTGGCTAAAGAACAGCTTTTACAAGCACGAAAACAGAATGAAGAAAATATGGCTGCTATTAAAGAGGCGCAACAGGAAGTCCGAGAAAACACCGCCCATAATATTGGGAATCTGTGGAACTCTGACAGTTATGAGGCCCTGATTGAACTCAGCCAGACGATCAATCCCATCAACCAAAAGCTTGCCGATTTTGAAGCCGGCGAAAAGAATATCAAACGACTGGAAAAAATTATTCAAAATCCATATTTTGCCAGAATCGACTTTCGCTTCAGCGATCAGGATACAGCTAATTCTTTTTACATCGGCCAATCCTCCTTAAAAGATGAAGACACCTATAAAATGTATATCTTTGACTGGAGATCTCCCATCGCCAGTGTCTTCTACCGTTTCTCAACCGGTCCAGCTCATTACGAAGCACCTATTGGCACAATCGAAGGCGTGCTTTCCCTAAAACGCCAATACGAAATAAAAGACGGAGAATTTGAGTATTACTTCGATTCAGATGTACAGGTTCTTGATGAATTCCTGAGAAACCTCTTGGCACAAAATACCGCGGCTAAAATGAAAACCATCATTCGCTCCATACAAAAAGAACAGGATGTGGCTATTCGTGATTTAAACAGCCAGGTCTTGATTATTCAAGGGGTAGCCGGCAGCGGCAAAACTTCTATTGCTCTGCACCGGGCAGCCTATTTGATGTATCAGGGCCTTACCCACAAACTTCATGCCCGAAATATTTTAATTATTTCTCCAAACAAGGTTTTCGAGCACTATATTTCCAGTGTTATTCCCGATTTGGATGAGGAAAATGTGGTCACCTCCGTTTTTGATGAAATTCTTTCGCTTATTTTGGATGAAAAAACCATCGAGCCCAAATTCGCATATCTGGAAAACCTTCTGGCCGATCATCAGCATCGGGATTTAATGCGAACAAGCCTAAGTTTTAAAAGCTCACATATTTTTATGGAAATTCTCGATCGACTGATTCTTCAAATCCCCGAAAAATGGATGAAAATCAGAGAAATTCGTTTTAAAAAAGATTGCATCGTCTCCAAGCAGGAGGTACAGCGTCGTTTATTTGAAAATACTGATACTCCATTAAAAACCAGACTTAAGTATCTTGAAGAATTTATTGATGAGAGCATCTTTGATAGACGTAATTTTCACCCCAATGAACAGCTGATGAAAACCCTGATGTCTTTTGCGGAGTTTAATATATTAAGTATTTATCAAAACCTTTTTAAAGATAAGAAAAACTTCTATGCTTTATCGGAAGGACTGAATTTACCAGAGAATATAAATGCCATTATAGCTAGAACCCGTGACCATTTTTATGATCGTGTCATCACTTATGATGATGCCGCCCCCCTTGCCTATCTTTATCTTAAAATTAATGGCAGCAATGACTATCAGGCAATCCGTCAGGTTATCATCGATGAAGCCCAGGACTATTATCCTCTTCACTTTGAAATCATGAATCTGCTTTTTAAAAAATCAAAACTGACCATTCTGGGGGATATCAGTCAAACCATCGAAAAAGACGAAGGACTGGACTTTTATCATCAAATCGAGAAAATCTTTAACCGAAATAACACCACCCTGGCTACAATGAATAAAAGCTATCGGTGTACCACTGAGATTTTAAATTTCAGTTCAAAATTTTTAAACCAGCAAATTCAAATCGAAAGCTTTAATCGAAGTGGTGACCAGCCTCAAGTTACTCTCGCACCCAATCGTGAAACGCTTGAAAAATTACTTCTTGCAGAAATTAAACGCTGTCTGGAAAAGGACTATCATTCCATCGGACTCATTTGTAAGACTCAGAAAAATGCCCTGACTCTCTATGAAATATTAAACAGAGACCTCGATCTGCAGCTGATTAGAGACGAGATCGAAACCGAACTCAAGGGAATCTTTATCATGCCAATCTATTTATCAAAAGGTTTGGAATTTGATGCGGTTATCCTTTGTGATGCCAGCGTTCAAAACTATAACGACCCGGAAGATAAGAGCCTTTTATATATTGCCTGTACAAGAGCTCTACATCAGCTTCATATTTTTTCCGAAGGGTCTTTAAGTAACTATTTTGAAAATTAA
- a CDS encoding uroporphyrinogen decarboxylase family protein, with amino-acid sequence MLTKRENMMETLKGGNPDRFVKQYEAFEIIMAAPMAGPMPMPGETVKNAWGITFSWPEGQLGSFPVHDDEHRVLKDITKWKEVVIAPPIETSDEAWAAAVAHAESIDRKDKFVTAFIAPGLFEMTHHLMGVEDALMSFYEEPEAMEELIEYLTDYELRYAEEYLKHIKVDAILHHDDWGSQISTFMSPAMFEDFLLPSYKKIYKFWKDNGVEVIMHHSDSYAATLIPYMIEMGIDVWQGVMNTNDIPAVIEKHGKDITFMGGLHSGLVDFPTWTPELIAKQVEESCKANGYKYFIPCQTSGLPIESFPGVNAAIDEAIDKMSQELIK; translated from the coding sequence ATGTTAACAAAAAGAGAAAATATGATGGAAACGCTTAAAGGTGGGAATCCTGATCGTTTCGTTAAACAATATGAAGCATTTGAGATTATTATGGCAGCACCAATGGCAGGTCCTATGCCAATGCCTGGTGAGACTGTTAAAAATGCCTGGGGCATCACTTTTAGCTGGCCCGAAGGCCAATTAGGTTCCTTCCCCGTACACGATGATGAGCATCGCGTGTTAAAAGATATCACAAAATGGAAAGAAGTTGTTATCGCGCCTCCAATTGAAACTTCAGATGAAGCTTGGGCAGCTGCTGTAGCTCATGCAGAATCAATTGATCGAAAAGACAAATTTGTTACTGCTTTTATAGCACCAGGTTTATTTGAAATGACTCATCATCTGATGGGTGTTGAAGATGCTTTAATGTCTTTTTATGAAGAACCAGAAGCAATGGAAGAATTAATTGAATACTTAACAGATTATGAACTCCGCTATGCTGAAGAATACCTGAAACATATAAAGGTGGACGCAATTCTTCATCACGATGATTGGGGTAGCCAGATATCTACTTTTATGTCACCAGCCATGTTTGAAGACTTCCTACTGCCGTCGTATAAAAAGATTTACAAATTCTGGAAAGATAACGGTGTCGAAGTCATTATGCATCATAGTGATTCTTATGCTGCTACCCTTATTCCTTATATGATCGAAATGGGTATTGATGTATGGCAGGGCGTTATGAACACAAATGACATTCCTGCTGTTATTGAAAAACACGGAAAAGACATCACATTCATGGGCGGGCTGCACAGTGGTCTGGTAGATTTCCCAACATGGACACCTGAATTGATTGCAAAACAAGTTGAAGAATCATGTAAAGCAAACGGATATAAATATTTCATTCCTTGCCAGACATCAGGACTGCCAATCGAATCATTCCCTGGCGTTAACGCTGCAATTGATGAGGCAATCGACAAAATGAGCCAGGAGCTCATTAAATAG